In Porites lutea chromosome 1, jaPorLute2.1, whole genome shotgun sequence, a single genomic region encodes these proteins:
- the LOC140943384 gene encoding calsyntenin-1-like, which yields MCLMSPGTTLLCVFSILVALCGGLDLEDAGFDFVQNEYARALTEYHAVNKTVMHIRAAGCRKQPVTYTITEPDTPFRIDEKGHIWLDKPLNSEKVKSYVLHVKAVCGNGEKKVANTVVHFNVINMNKHAPQFEFEKYSCDIVENTREMRFNPTLRVLDADRGEAGRIKNVTIVESGLPFVFMVDENGVVTGKATQDMDAEDITNYFFDIIAWDNGHPSKSSFPVSLECEVDDVNEFPPQFMKDSYQATIQRGRTYDNILQILAEDKDMGLVNGRVCKYIVEGFNLPFKVSEQGVVSLDEPLGPDAYDTYDFQVDAVDCSGMMSLKSAKISITVKTPCHAEFVGPAKHELTLQQCTGKVMVTPDIKLNDCARKEKNANFSALVYMETPSGMGCDRETFEASDIYTLCGASDFIDLLPRPGTGREWTKKLKVFTKKWGGKEKNGYFFDGKTYVEVPDTAVPEDIGDKFTISTWVKMGLSKGRQTIVANTDKERLDRVHFSLSVSGSKLFFVHRREAIHASRNLYCNAEFQYKPVIFDFQWHHIVVVADGCAAKLFIDGVHQPSVVVTPDWTLHKSKLRNRLTVGARYLAKEGVYSEYFTGYLSGLAVKPNTTLDEQILHCVVGCKEHVKVDGPVPGKFSAETIDFATIRISGMGAPDDFVKALQHIVYINERLVPTPGKRSVMIMATFNATPLQTVNVDINVAGNTRPVIVVQGLDADIGLNWMKRNVLREKGQRIFETLEITYEGCEKEEDSPVDKARLLDMAIVRVDPPFKKEESFNFPHGIKGLKEKGLSVSFNKQELVIRGIAHFSEYEDVLRQMVYINLDPASNLHREFTVMVSTLKGKCVSDKEQLNLNTIYSNRGVEKYDVKYAKSNLKEEEMAGVVSMEGGFAGVTSNSISAGIMALIIVCSLSIFILLVVIGIYKYRQKPETVKVAAPGDDKEEMYWDDTGLSGVRITLNPMQKFQELDLNEDGANTDKSDTEDEEGGATKGLLEWDNSDM from the exons ATGTGTCTGATGTCGCCAGGAACGACCCTTCTTTGTGTTTTCAGTATTCTGGTCGCTTTGTGTGGAGGTTTGGACCTTGAAGATGCTG GGTTTGACTTTGTACAAAATGAGTACGCTCGCGCCCTCACTGAGTATCACGCTGTTAACAAGACTGTAATGCACATCAGGGCTGCTGGCTGCCGCAAACAACCAGTCACATATACAATCACCGAACCCGACACACCTTTCAGAATTGATGAAAAAGGCCACATTTGGCTTGATAAGCCTCTGAACTCTGAGAAAGTGAAGTCATATGTTCTGCATGTGAAGGCTGTGTGTGGAAATGGCGAGAAGAAAGTTGCAAATACTGTGGTACACTTTAACGTGATCAACATGAACAAGCATGCGCCTCAGTTCGAGTTTGAAAAGTACAGCTGTGACATAGTTGAGAACACCCGTGAAATGCGCTTTAACCCTACATTGAGAGTCCTGGATGCCGATCGTGGAGAAGCTGGCAGAATAAAGAATGTAACAATTGTTGAATCTGgtcttccttttgttttcatgGTTGATGAGAATGGAGTTGTTACGGGGAAAGCAACTCAAGACATGGATGCAGAGGACATCACCAATTACTTCTTTGACATTATTGCTTGGGATAATGGACACCCTTCTAAATCATCTTTCCCCGTGAGCTTGGAATGTGAAGTGGATGATGTGAACGAGTTTCCACCACAGTTTATGAAAGACAGCTACCAAGCAACCATCCAGCGTGGGAGGACTTACGACAATATCttacag ATTCTTGCTGAAGACAAAGATATGGGCTTGGTCAATGGTCGTGTATGCAAGTATATCGTCGAAGGTTTCAATTTGCCTTTCAAGGTGAGTGAGCAAGGTGTTGTTAGCCTGGACGAGCCACTGGGACCAGATGCTTATGATACGTATGATTTCCAAGTGGATGCTGTGGACTGTAGTGGAATGATGTCATTGAAAAGTGCGAAGATATCCATAACCGTGAAGACACCTTGCCATGCAG AGTTTGTTGGTCCTGCCAAACATGAGCTCACACTTCAACAATGCACGGGAAAAGTGATGGTTACTCCGGATATCAAACTGAATGATTGCGCcagaaaggagaaaaatgccAACTTTTCTGCTCTTGTTTATATGGAGACACCTTCTGGGATGGGCTGCGACAGAGAAACCTTTGAAGCATCTGATATTTACACACTTTGCGGAGCAAGTGACTTTATCGATCTTCTTCCCAGACCTGGAACAGGCAGAGAATGGACAAAGAAGTTGAAAGTATTTACTAAAAAATGGGGAGGCAAAG AAAAGAATGGCTACTTCTTTGATGGTAAAACTTATGTTGAAGTTCCCGACACTGCTGTGCCAGAGGACATTGGTGATAAGTTCACCATCAGCACTTGGGTCAAGATGGGTTTGTCAAAGGGTCGTCAGACCATTGTTGCCAACACTGACAAGGAACGTCTTGACCGTGTCCACTTTTCCCTGTCAGTTTCTGGAAGCAAGCTTTTCTTTGTTCACAGACGGGAGGCAATCCATGCCAGCCGCAATCTCTACTGCAATGCGGAGTTCCAGTATAAGCCAGTCATCTTTGATTTTCAATGGCATCACATTGTTGTAGTTGCTGATGGCTGTGCTGCCAAGTTGTTTATTGATGGAGTTCATCAACCATCAGTGGTGGTAACACCTGATTGGACCCTTCACAAGTCAAAATTGAGAAACAGGTTGACTGTTGGTGCTCGTTACCTGGCTAAGGAAGGTGTTTACAGCGAGTACTTCACAGGATATCTTTCTGGACTTGCAGTCAAACCCAACACCACTTTGGATGAACAG ATTCTGCATTGTGTGGTTGGATGCAAAGAGCATGTAAAAGTTGATGGTCCAGTACCAGGAAAGTTCTCTGCAGAAACCATTGATTTTGCAACTATCAGAATCTCTGGCATGGGAGCCCCAGATGACTTTGTTAAGGCATTGCAGCATATCGTGTACATTAACGAGCGCTTGGTACCTACACCTGGAAAAAGATCTGTGATGATCATGGCCACGTTCAACGCGACTCCCCTTCAGACGGTCAATGTTGACATCAATGTTGCAGGTAACACTAGGCCAGTGATAGTGGTACAAGGCCTGGATGCTGACATTGGCTTAAACTGGATGAAGAGGAATGTCTTGCGAGAAAAGGGGCAGCGGATCTTTGAAACCCTAGAAATTACTTATGAGGGCTGCGAGAAGGAAGAGGATTCACCTGTGGATAAAGCGCGACTTTTGGACATGGCAATTGTGAGAGTTGACCCTCCGTTTAAGAAGGAAGAGAGCTTTAACTTTCCTCATGGCATCAAAGGTTTGAAGGAAAAGGGATTGAGTGTTAGTTTCAACAAACAAGAGCTGGTTATCAGAGGCATTGCCCACTTCTCGGAGTATGAAGATGTTCTTCGGCAGATGGTTTACATTAATCTGGATCCAGCTTCTAACTTGCACCGGGAATTCACT GTGATGGTCTCAACACTGAAAGGCAAATGTGTGAGTGACAAGGAACAACTTAACCTCAACACCATCTACTCAAACAGAGGGGTAGAGAAATATGATGTCAAGTATGCCAAGAGCAACCTAAAGGAAGAGGAGATGGCTGGAGTTGTGTCAATGGAGGGTGGTTTTGCTGGAGTCACATCAAACAGCATCTCTGCTGGAATTATGGCTTTGATCATTGTGTGCAGCCTGTCTATTTTCATCCTTCTTGTGGTGATTGGCATCTATAAGTACAGACA AAAACCTGAAACTGTGAAAGTTGCTGCACCAGGCGACGACAAAGAAGAGATGTACTGGGACGACACTGGTCTCAGTGGTGTGCGTATTACTCTTAATCCCATGCAGAAATTTCAGGAGCTCGATCTGAATGAAGACGGTGCGAACACAGACAAGTCTGACACAGAAGACGAGGAGGGCGGGGCCACCAAGGGCTTGCTCGAGTGGGATAATTCTGATATGTAA
- the LOC140934483 gene encoding 2-phosphoxylose phosphatase 1-like, with protein MIPLTLINLRRRMLYMKHKFYRLDNAWRIIIIALLLMFLWIWVWNSSWMERRAPYVIPKSIQQHLTHYCNFPVRTSGAEGSLSLEDLEHSKRFRLEMVHVLIRHGDRSPAMDIANMDNKNYDYDCTFRTADRDHKQMFEEFEQTSMYFKLREFVKGVRTSQSLVPSGKKCEIGQLTQRGFLQHFEIGKHMREVYHDLLGDDITGGNLLLRSTQRTRCIQSAAAFLFGLLTKDTIMREGIAINLTSDIWLREDDHGVPYKCPSFYQRWAEYKQSQEYITGAAEMEPFMQKYSQILGTSRSSITTVIFLTDAILTRYCYKHPLPCGPGGCVTQEMAADGINFASWAFAENFTAIADVATHPMLIQMAKRMIDKSRDKTKLKFILYSAHDSTVTPLLLNLGVHDRNKWTPYATRVVIELWRDTTSSQDSIEPLYFRVLVNGKAVTSKMKFCGEALFKGELCPVRELINWLSAGKGAKGMDDNYKSLCNT; from the exons ATGATTCCTCTTACCTTAATCAACTTAAGACGAAGGATGTTGTACATGAAACATAAATTCTACAGGCTTGATAACGCATGGCGGATTATAATTATCGCTTTGCTTCTAATGTTTTTGTGGATTTGGG TGTGGAATTCATCCTGGATGGAGAGAAGAGCACCTTATGTGATTCCTAAATCAATACAACAGCATTTAACACATTACTGCAACTTTCCAGTGCGGACATCGGGTGCAGAGGGATCGTTAAGCTTAGAAGACCTGGAGCATTCGAAGCGTTTTAGATTAGAAATGGTCCATGTGCTAATTCGCCATGGAGATAGGTCTCCAGCCATGGATATAGCCAACATGGATAACAAAAATTATGATTACGATTGTACATTTAGGACAGCAGATCGTGATCACAAACAAATGTTTGAAGAGTTCGAGCAAACATCGATGTATTTTAAACTTCGTGAGTTTGTCAAGGGTGTGAGAACTAGTCAATCTCTCGTCCCATCAGggaaaaaatgtgaaattggACAGCTGACTCAGAGAGGTTTTCTTCAACACTTTGAAATTGGAAAACACATGCGAGAAGTATATCATGACTTGTTAGGAGATGATATTACAGGTGGCAATCTTCTTTTGCGGTCAACGCAAAGGACAAGATGCATTCAAAGTGCTGCAGCTTTCCTTTTTGGACTTTTAACAAAAGACACTATAATGAGAG AGGGAATAGCCATTAACCTGACTTCAGATATTTGGTTGCGAGAGGATGACCATGGTGTACCCTATAAGTGTCCGTCATTTTACCAACGTTGGGCAGAATATAAACAGAGCCAAGAATATATCACAGGGGCAGCAGAAATGGAGCCATTCATGCAGAAATACTCTCAAATACTAGGAACTTCAAGATCATCTATAACAACTGTGATATT CCTGACTGATGCAATTTTAACTCGATACTGCTACAAACATCCCCTCCCCTGTGGACCTGGGGGCTGTGTGACACAGGAGATGGCAGCCGACGGAATCAACTTTGCAAGCTGGGCATTTGCTGAGAATTTCACTGCAATAGCTGATGTTGCCACCCACCCCATGTTGATACAGATGGCAAAGAGAATGATTGACAAGTCTCGTGATAAAACCAAACTCAAGTTTATACTTTATAGTGCCCATGACAGTACTGTGACACCACTGCTACTAAATCTGGGTGTTCATGATCGGAATAAGTGGACTCCTTATGCTACCAGAGTGGTTATTGAACTCTGGAGGGACACAACATCATCACAAGATTCTATAGAACCCTTGTACTTTAGAGTTTTGGTTAATGGCAAAGCTGTCACTAGTAAGATGAAGTTCTGTGGAGAAGCTTTGTTTAAGGGTGAACTTTGTCCTGTTAGGGAACTGATTAATTGGCTCTCAGCAGGTAAAGGGGCGAAAGGAATGGATGATAATTATAAGTCACTTTGTAATACATGA